The following coding sequences are from one Candidatus Methylomirabilota bacterium window:
- a CDS encoding ClbS/DfsB family four-helix bundle protein gives MSHKQDLLARAAREYTAFHETIDGLNEERLTEVWLGAWSIRDIVAHMSGWHRELGPALERLARSERPVPPGVSYEDADAWNATFAAAARDREVTDVLLEFDRSHAYFMQAADRVPEERYQPDRTAYRIVDLNSAHHYKEHGDQIRAWREAKGI, from the coding sequence ATGAGCCACAAGCAGGACCTGCTGGCCCGGGCGGCGCGCGAGTACACCGCCTTTCACGAGACGATCGACGGGCTCAACGAGGAGCGGCTCACCGAGGTGTGGCTGGGAGCCTGGAGCATCCGGGACATCGTGGCCCACATGTCCGGCTGGCATCGGGAGCTCGGGCCGGCCCTGGAACGGCTGGCCCGCAGCGAGCGGCCGGTCCCGCCGGGCGTCAGCTACGAAGACGCCGATGCCTGGAACGCGACGTTCGCGGCGGCGGCCCGCGACCGGGAGGTGACCGACGTTCTCCTCGAGTTCGATCGATCGCACGCCTACTTCATGCAGGCCGCGGACCGGGTACCCGAGGAGCGCTACCAGCCGGACCGGACGGCCTACCGGATCGTCGACTTGAACAGCGCGCATCACTACAAGGAACACGGCGACCAGATCCGCGCCTGGCGGGAGGCCAAGGGCATCTGA
- a CDS encoding MoxR family ATPase: MGPVGPALELIRRLEANVGRALVGKPEVVRLAVIGLLARGHLLIEDVPGVGKTTLAAALARSIGVGFQRIQFTSDMLPSDVLGVSVWQPERGEFAFKPGPLFTNIVLADEINRTTPKTQSSLLEAMNEAQVSLDHSTYPLPRPFMVLATQNPREYEGTYPLPESQLDRFLLRIRIGYPGTDDEKVILRGAATPALETLAPVLGIADVLALQDATDRVRADDAVLDYLMALVTATRSSELLTLGVSPRGSLALLRAARAQALLDGREFLLPDDIKSLAVPALAHRVIARAPAGEPGAGGSGAEAVIRAIVQDVPVPR, translated from the coding sequence ATGGGTCCCGTGGGACCCGCCCTGGAGCTGATCCGCCGCCTGGAGGCGAACGTCGGGCGCGCCCTGGTGGGGAAGCCCGAGGTCGTGCGCCTGGCCGTCATCGGGTTGCTCGCCCGCGGGCATCTCCTGATCGAAGACGTGCCGGGCGTGGGCAAGACGACCCTGGCCGCGGCGCTCGCCCGGTCCATCGGCGTGGGCTTCCAGCGTATCCAGTTCACCTCGGACATGCTGCCGTCCGACGTTCTCGGCGTCTCGGTCTGGCAGCCGGAGCGCGGCGAGTTCGCGTTCAAGCCCGGGCCCCTCTTCACCAACATCGTGCTCGCCGACGAGATCAATCGGACCACGCCGAAGACGCAGTCGAGCCTGCTGGAGGCCATGAACGAGGCTCAGGTGTCCCTCGACCACTCGACCTATCCGCTGCCGCGCCCGTTCATGGTGCTGGCCACCCAGAACCCCCGCGAGTACGAGGGGACCTATCCCTTGCCGGAGTCTCAGCTCGACCGCTTCCTCCTGCGAATCCGGATCGGCTACCCCGGGACGGACGACGAGAAGGTCATCCTCCGGGGCGCCGCCACGCCGGCCCTCGAGACGCTGGCGCCGGTCCTCGGCATCGCCGACGTCCTGGCGCTCCAGGACGCGACGGATCGCGTGCGCGCCGACGACGCCGTCCTCGACTACCTGATGGCCCTGGTGACCGCGACCCGGAGCTCCGAGCTCCTCACGCTCGGGGTGAGCCCGCGGGGCTCGCTGGCCCTGCTGCGGGCCGCCCGCGCCCAGGCGCTCCTGGATGGGCGCGAGTTCCTCCTCCCGGACGACATCAAATCGCTGGCCGTACCGGCTCTCGCGCATCGGGTGATCGCCCGGGCGCCGGCGGGGGAGCCGGGCGCCGGTGGGAGCGGAGCCGAGGCCGTGATCCGGGCCATTGTGCAAGACGTCCCGGTCCCGCGGTGA
- a CDS encoding DUF58 domain-containing protein, translating to MGPAVIEAGRRRWRRLRPRHTTWPTRDGWWCLFAAVGLGVAAVNTGNNLVYLLCAMLLALIVVSGVLSELTLRGLRLTAVLPDEVYAGRAALFGAIVANAKRRRASHSVAIEILGPRAGPGRRAAVARVLYLPQLEAGAERLVTWEATLAARGCHRLSGLRITTRFPFGLFVKAAPVGLDAEVLVFPAVGPVAPDRLRQLGGAGGAATRRRGRGDDLRNLRQYRPEDDPRLIHWRSSAKAQVLTVRELEEDTTLDTRLTLDGTGAGDPARLERGLSEAASLMMHLVRAGGGVELVGPGLFVPLGRGRGHARRILTALALYEPGPARGAGSPAALREIRISLD from the coding sequence ATGGGTCCCGCGGTGATCGAGGCCGGGCGGCGCCGGTGGCGGCGGCTGCGGCCGCGCCACACCACCTGGCCCACCCGCGACGGCTGGTGGTGCCTCTTCGCGGCCGTCGGCCTCGGCGTGGCGGCCGTCAACACCGGGAACAACCTGGTCTACCTGCTCTGTGCCATGCTGCTGGCGCTCATCGTCGTCTCCGGGGTGCTGTCCGAGCTCACCCTGCGCGGCCTCCGTCTGACCGCGGTGCTGCCGGACGAGGTCTACGCGGGGCGCGCGGCCTTGTTCGGGGCGATCGTCGCCAACGCGAAGCGGCGGCGCGCGTCCCACTCCGTCGCCATCGAGATCCTCGGGCCGCGCGCCGGCCCCGGCCGCCGGGCGGCCGTCGCGCGCGTCCTCTACTTGCCGCAGCTCGAGGCTGGCGCCGAGCGGCTGGTCACCTGGGAGGCCACGCTGGCGGCCCGCGGTTGCCATCGCCTCTCGGGATTGCGAATCACCACGCGGTTTCCCTTCGGCCTCTTCGTCAAGGCGGCGCCGGTCGGCCTCGATGCCGAGGTCCTGGTGTTCCCGGCGGTGGGGCCGGTGGCACCGGACCGGCTGCGGCAGCTCGGCGGCGCGGGCGGGGCCGCCACCCGACGGCGCGGTCGCGGCGACGACCTCCGAAACCTCCGCCAGTACCGACCGGAAGACGACCCGCGGCTCATCCACTGGCGCTCGAGCGCCAAGGCGCAGGTCCTCACGGTGCGCGAGCTCGAGGAGGACACGACCCTGGACACGCGGCTCACGCTCGACGGCACCGGCGCGGGGGACCCGGCCCGGCTCGAGCGCGGGCTCTCCGAGGCGGCGTCGCTGATGATGCACCTCGTTCGGGCGGGAGGCGGGGTCGAGCTGGTCGGTCCCGGCCTCTTCGTCCCGCTCGGGCGGGGACGGGGCCACGCGCGGCGGATCCTCACCGCGCTCGCCCTGTACGAGCCGGGGCCGGCGCGCGGGGCGGGGTCACCCGCGGCGCTCCGCGAGATCCGCATCTCGCTCGACTGA
- a CDS encoding FAD-dependent oxidoreductase — translation MKATKYLLIGGGLAAGQAAKALREADAHGPVTLVGEEPYVPYDRPPLSKEFLRGEKPRDALFFDPESYFHEHAVELVLGTTVERLDLAGKTAALANGEVVAFEKALIATGGRPVRLRLPGGDLSGVHYLRTLDDSAAIAAEASPGRRAVLIGAGFIGMEVAASLTQRGVRVTVIETQPHIWARFADATLAGFVQDCCTRRGVVFHTSEAVREIRGESRTSSVVTRSGKELPCDFVCIGVGIVPNVELAQAAGLAVDNGVVVDEHLRSSHPDVYAAGDVANYLDPVAGKRRRVEHWGHAEYCGQLAGQNMAGSGNPYDLLTYVWSDIFDLHLEFAGDESEHDQVLLRGRLEDGAFTVLYLKGHVLTAYFAVNTGSKEFPALQRLIRQKKDLAGREAEIQDPTFALKGLR, via the coding sequence ATGAAGGCCACCAAGTACCTGCTCATCGGCGGCGGGCTCGCCGCCGGCCAGGCGGCGAAGGCGCTCCGCGAAGCCGACGCGCACGGCCCCGTGACCCTGGTCGGCGAGGAGCCCTACGTGCCCTACGACCGGCCGCCGCTGTCCAAAGAGTTCCTGCGCGGCGAGAAGCCCCGCGACGCGCTCTTCTTCGACCCCGAGTCGTACTTTCACGAGCACGCGGTCGAGCTCGTCCTGGGCACCACCGTCGAGCGGCTCGACCTCGCCGGCAAGACCGCGGCGCTCGCCAACGGCGAGGTGGTCGCTTTCGAGAAGGCGCTCATCGCCACCGGCGGCCGGCCCGTCCGCCTGCGGCTCCCCGGCGGGGACCTTTCGGGCGTCCACTATCTCCGGACCCTGGACGACTCCGCCGCCATCGCGGCCGAGGCATCCCCCGGCCGGCGCGCGGTCCTGATCGGCGCGGGCTTCATCGGGATGGAGGTCGCCGCCTCGCTGACCCAGCGGGGCGTCCGGGTCACCGTCATCGAGACCCAGCCCCACATCTGGGCCCGCTTCGCCGACGCGACGCTGGCCGGGTTCGTCCAGGACTGCTGCACCCGTCGCGGCGTCGTCTTCCACACGAGCGAGGCGGTCCGCGAGATCCGCGGGGAGAGCCGAACATCGTCCGTCGTCACCCGGTCCGGGAAGGAGCTTCCCTGCGACTTCGTGTGCATCGGCGTGGGAATCGTGCCCAACGTCGAGCTGGCGCAGGCGGCCGGCCTGGCCGTCGACAACGGCGTGGTCGTCGACGAGCACCTCCGGTCGAGCCACCCGGACGTCTACGCGGCGGGCGACGTCGCCAACTACCTCGACCCCGTGGCCGGCAAGCGGCGCCGAGTGGAGCACTGGGGCCACGCCGAGTACTGCGGGCAGCTCGCCGGGCAGAACATGGCCGGGTCCGGCAACCCTTACGACCTCCTCACCTACGTGTGGTCCGACATCTTCGATCTCCACCTGGAGTTCGCGGGCGACGAGAGCGAACACGACCAGGTCCTGCTGCGGGGCCGCCTCGAGGACGGGGCCTTCACCGTCCTCTACCTGAAGGGTCACGTGCTGACCGCCTACTTCGCGGTCAACACGGGCTCGAAGGAGTTTCCCGCCCTCCAGCGCCTCATCCGGCAGAAGAAGGACCTGGCCGGCCGCGAAGCAGAGATCCAGGACCCGACGTTCGCCCTCAAGGGGCTCCGCTGA